Below is a genomic region from Pseudomonas sp. JQ170C.
GCACAGCCGGCCGTATTCGAGCTGGGCACGGCGGTCACCGGCGCGGGCGGCCTGGCGCAGCAAGTCGTGGCCGATACGCCGGTCACGGGCGTTGCCGCAGTCTCGGCAGAGCATTTGCCCCAGCCGGCTCTGCGCCACCACCACGCCTTGGCGCGCCGGCTGCTTGAGCAGTCGACCGGCAAAATGCTTGACGTTGGGGTTGTCTCCCAGGCGCGGGTTGTCGAGCAGCCACAAGGCGACCTTCAAAGAGAAGCGCTTGGGCTCTGGCAAGGGCGGTTGAACAGGAGAAATTGCAGGAATTTTGGCGCGAAACTTCATGACCAACAGCGAAGGCAACTCGAGAGGCGCGCCACTCTACTCCATTTTTCAGACAATGACTGGGCGTTTCCAAAACTTTTTTCAAAATATTTCTGTGTTTATTTATTGACGCCGAAGTGGGATTTTTCACCCCATCAGAAACCGACCTGAAGATTGTAGGACACGTCGGAAAAAGCTGGCACGCCCGTCCTAGAGCAAGCGCTCGGGACAATCCACAGAAGCTGTGGATAACTCGGTGGACAACCCCCTTATGGACCCCTCAAACCCCTATGGAATGGGGCTTTGGCTCAAACTGTCGATTTTTTCACCAGCTCAAATAAGTGTTTTTTTTCATTGACTTAAGTTCCCAGCCAAGTCATTGGCAGCCCCAGGCGATGCTGTTGCAGGGCTGTAACATCGAATGCTCCATGTGTGTACAAGCGACCCAGAGAAAGGCAGTTCCCTGCACGAATTTGGCACGTTCACAGCGCCAACCCCCTGGAAACAGCTCTTCACAGACGCCCTGAAACGCGACATACTGGCCGGCTCCCCGAAAGAAAAGCCCCAACGGCTTGCCAAGTCTCGGCCCTTGCTGTAGTCTTGCCGCCGTTAGTACCAAGCTGAAAGTCAATTCTGGCCAAAGCAGTCCTTGCAGTGCCCTACCCACCCCGGGATAGCGCCTGTTGAAACCAGGACCGGCCCACTTGATGGTTCCCAGGTAAATCACTTCTTACTCTGACCGAACCACCCTGCAGATTGATCAGGATCTTCACCCGCGGAATCAGAACCTCGACCCGGTGTGTTGCCTGCCCTCTGACGTACCTACCAGTCAGCCCCAGCGCCACATGATAAATGCGCCCAAAACTGGCTGCCCTGTTCCGGACAGGTTCATCGCCCAGGCCTAAATGCCAGCGTTACTGGAACGTTTTAAGTGTGCACGGATCGAAACCGTGTCTATTGCAGGAACATCTAATAACTATGACTCATACACACCACACTCAGGCTGCGATTCGCACCCTCTCCCAGGCATTTGCCCCACTGAACTGCTTGATCCTGGCGTCGCGCAAAGGCGGCTTCAGCTTCACCCTGGTCAATGAGCACGGCATTGCCCGTCACAGCGAGCGCCTGTACCCCGAGCAGTACAGCGAAGCCGAGCCGCTTCAAGCGGTCATCGAGCGCACTCGCCAGGCCCTGGTTGCCTGATCCGCGCTTCGCTGCAACAGCTCAAGCCCCGCCCTCTCGCGGGGCTTTTTTATGCCCGCCCGTAGGAGCGGGCTTGCCCCGCGAGCGGTGTCGGCTTTGAGCGCGCAATCGCGGGGCAAGCTCGCTCCTACCAGGGTTTTGTTAATTGCTGCAGGGCATATGATTTATAACTAAAAGCCGCAAATGTTTTAAAAACAGACCTTTACGGCACGAATATGACACTACACTTCAACTCAAGCGGCATAGGCCGCTTCCGGCGGGCCTGACCGACTCACCAGCTGCCAAGCTCCAGCGTCCGCCGGCCAAATTCCAGTTCGAGGGCATTATGGGTATCGCCGCGAGCGAGTTGAGCCAGTTTGTGATCCGCCCAACCCTGATCTACCTGGGCCGTCACTGCGCAAGCGCCGAAGCATTGTTACTCGGTGTTGCCGCCAGCCAGTCCGCACTTGGCTCTGCCCTGCATGATCGACGTGGCCACGGCTTGTACCGCATTGGCGAGCTGCGCCATCAATCGCTGTGGGACCAATTCCTGGCCCGCGACCCGGACCTCGCCAGCCTGGTCCGGGGCCTTGCCAGCCAGCACG
It encodes:
- a CDS encoding tetratricopeptide repeat protein; translated protein: MKFRAKIPAISPVQPPLPEPKRFSLKVALWLLDNPRLGDNPNVKHFAGRLLKQPARQGVVVAQSRLGQMLCRDCGNARDRRIGHDLLRQAARAGDRRAQLEYGRLCAQPQVNEPEQARYWLELAATQGSQEARRLLKQLPDA